The Hevea brasiliensis isolate MT/VB/25A 57/8 chromosome 1, ASM3005281v1, whole genome shotgun sequence genome has a window encoding:
- the LOC110663836 gene encoding importin subunit beta-1, with protein MAMEVTQVLLNAQSIDGNVRKQAEESLKQFQEQNLPSFLLSLSGELANEDKPVDSRKLAGLILKNALDAKEQHRKFELVQRWLSLDAAVKSQIKVCLVNTLSSTASDARSTASQVVAKVAGIELPQKQWPELIGSLLLNIHQLPAHVKQATLETLGYLCEEISPDVVDQDQVNKILTAVVQGMNASEANNDVRLAATRALYNALGFAQANFSNDMERDYIMRVVCEATLSPEVKIRQAAFECLVSISSMYYEKLARYMQDVFNITAKAVREDEEPVALQAIEFWSSICDEEIDILEEYGGDFTGDSDVPCFYFIKQALPALIPMLLETLLKQEDDQDQDEGAWNIAMAGGTCLGLVARTVGDDIVPLVMPFIEENITKPDWRQREAATYAFGSILEGPSPDKLTSIVNVALNFMLAALTKDPNNHVKDTTAWTLGRIFEFLHGSTVDTPIITQANCQQIITVLLQSMKDVPNVAEKACGALYFLAQGYEEAGPSSPLTPYFQEIVHALLTVTDREDAGESRLRTAAYETLNEVVRCSTDETAPMVLQLVPVIMTELHKTLEEQKLASDEREKQSELQGLLCGCLQVIIQKLGSSEPTKVVFMQYADQIMGLFLRVFACRLATVHEEAMLAIGALAYASGPDFSKYMAEFFKYLEMGLQNFEEYQVCAVTVGVVGDICRALEDKILPYCDGIMTQLLKDLSSNQLHRSVKPPIFSCFGDIALAIGENFEKYLMYAMPMLQSAAELSAHAAGADDEMIDYTNSLRNGILEAYSGILQGFKNSPKMQLLVPYAPHILQFLDSIYMEKDMDDVVMKTAIGVLGDLADTLGSNAGSLIQQSLSVKDFLNECLSSEDHMIKESAEWAKLAISRAISV; from the exons ATGGCAATGGAAGTTACCCAGGTGCTTTTGAACGCACAATCAATAGATGGAAATGTTAGGAAGCAAGCTGAGGAAAGCTTGAAACAATTTCAGGAGCAAAATCTGCCTAGTTTTCTGTTATCATTGTCTGGGGAGCTAGCTAATGAAGATAAGCCTGTTGATAGCCGTAAATTAGCAGGTCTGATACTAAAGAATGCCTTGGATGCAAAGGAACAACATAGAAAATTTGAGCTTGTCCAGAGATGGTTGTCTTTGGATGCTGCTGTGAAGAGCCAGATAAAGGTATGCTTGGTAAATACCCTCTCTTCTACAGCGTCTGATGCTCGGTCAACTGCCTCTCAAGTAGTTGCCAAGGTTGCCGGCATTGAGCTTCCTCAGAAACAGTGGCCTGAGTTGATAGGATCACTATTATTGAACATTCACCAGCTACCGGCTCATGTGAAGCAGGCAACATTAGAGACTCTTGGATATTTATGTGAGGAAATCTCTCCTGATGTTGTGGATCAAGATCAAGTAAATAAAATTCTTACTGCTGTAGTTCAAGGAATGAATGCATCTGAAGCAAACAATGATGTCAGGCTTGCTGCTACCCGAGCACTGTACAATGCTCTAGGCTTTGCTCAAGCAAATTTTAGTAATGATATGGAGCGTGATTATATCATGAGAGTTGTATGTGAGGCAACTTTGTCCCCAGAAGTAAAGATAAGGCAAGCAGCTTTTGAATGTTTGGTCTCCATTTCATCAATGTACTATGAGAAATTAGCTCGCTATATGCAAGACGTCTTTAACATCACAGCAAAGGCTGTGAGGGAAGATGAGGAACCTGTGGCTCTTCAGGCAATTGAGTTTTGGAGTTCAATTTGTGATGAGGAGATAGACATCTTGGAAGAATATGGAGGTGATTTCACAGGGGATTCTGATGTCCCTTGTTTTTATTTTATCAAGCAGGCACTCCCTGCTCTTATCCCGATGTTGTTGGAGACCCTTCTTAAGCAAGAGGATGATCAGGATCAGGATGAAGGGGCTTGGAACATTGCAATGGCAGGGGGCACATGCCTTGGCTTGGTTGCACGCACCGTGGGAGATGATATTGTGCCACTGGTCATGCCATTCATTGAAGAAAATATAACAAAGCCAGATTGGAGGCAAAGGGAGGCAGCCACATATGCTTTTGGCTCTATCTTGGAGGGACCTTCCCCTGACAAGTTGACATCTATTGTTAATGTTGCTTTGAATTTCATGCTCGCTGCTTTAACGAAGGACCCAAATAACCATGTGAAAGACACTACTGCTTGGACTCTAGGGCGGATTTTTGAATTCCTTCATGGTTCAACTGTGGACACACCTATAATTACTCAAGCAAATTGCCAACAGATCATCACAGTTCTGCTTCAGAGCATGAAGGATGTTCCAAATGTGGCTGAGAAGGCATGTGGTGCCCTCTATTTCCTTGCCCAAGGTTATGAAGAGGCAGGTCCATCATCTCCATTGACACCTTATTTCCAGGAAATTGTGCATGCTCTTCTAACTGTTACTGACAGAGAAGACGCTGGGGAGTCCAGATTGAGGACAGCTGCTTATGAAACACTGAATGAAGTTGTGAGGTGCTCAACTGATGAAACAGCACCCATGGTGTTGCAGTTGGTACCCGTAATTATGACAGAGCTTCACAAAACTCTTGAAGAGCAGAAGCTTGCATCTGATGAGAGAGAGAAACAGAGTGAGTTGCAAGGTCTACTTTGTGGATGTTTACAAGTCATCATTCAGAAGTTAGGTTCATCAGAGCCTACTAAGGTTGTGTTCATGCAATATGCGGACCAGATAATGGGGCTTTTCCTGAGGGTTTTTGCTTGCAGACTTGCAACTGTGCATGAGGAGGCAATGCTAGCAATTGGAGCCCTTGCCTATGCATCTGGTCCAGATTTTTCAAAATACATGGCagagttttttaaatatttagaaATGGGTCTTCAAAATTTTGAGGAGTACCAAGTTTGTGCTGTTACAGTTGGTGTTGTGGGGGATATCTGCAGGGCATTAGAGGATAAAATTTTGCCTTATTGTGATGGGATCATGACACAACTTCTCAAGGATTTATCTAGCAATCAGTTGCATCGATCTGTGAAGCCTCCCATATTCTCATGTTTTGGTGACATTGCCTTGGCAATAGGAGAGAATTTTGAGAAGTACTTGATGTATGCCATGCCCATGCTCCAAAGTGCTGCAGAGTTGTCTGCCCATGCAGCTGGTGCCGATGATGAAATGATTGACTACACAAATTCACTGAGAAATGGAATTTTGGAGGCTTATTCAGGAATTCTTCAAGGGTTTAAGAACTCTCCTAAAATGCAACTCTTGGTTCCTTACGCACCCCACATCCTCCAGTTCTTGGATAGCATATACATGGAGAAAGACAT GGATGATGTGGTCATGAAAACAGCAATTGGAGTCCTTGGAGATTTAGCAGATACACTGGGAAGTAATGCTGGTTCTTTGATACAGCAATCTCTTTCTGTCAAAGACTTTTTAAATGAATGTTTGTCTTCTGAAGATCATATGATAAAGGAATCTGCTGAATGGGCCAAGTTGGCCATCAGTCGTGCCATTTCTGTCTGA